A window of Apium graveolens cultivar Ventura chromosome 8, ASM990537v1, whole genome shotgun sequence contains these coding sequences:
- the LOC141677048 gene encoding CASP-like protein PIMP1, with the protein MAPPPPTPVVAPLIKLVVRVLTFICLLISLIILTTNTASVFINFNEFKLRFQDVKAYRYMLATIVIGIAYTLLQTAFTIYEATRENRIGGSSFLLFDFYGDKFISLLLATGTGAGFGVTVDLKDQFGDVTSSFDKFFNKGYAVSSMLLIAVLFTAVSSIFSSLSLPKRA; encoded by the exons ATGGCACCACCACCACCAACACCCGTCGTAGCACCGCTAATAAAACTAGTAGTGAGAGTGCTTACGTTCATTTGCTTGCTCATCTCGCTCATCATCCTCACCACCAACACCGCTTCCGTTTTCATTAATTTCAATGAATTTAAGCTCCGGTTCCAGGATGTTAAAGCTTATCGGTACATGCTTGCCACTATTGTAATCGGTATTGCCTACACTCTTCTGCAAACTGCATTCACAATCTACGAAGCAACTAGAGAAAACCGCATTGGTGGCAGTAGCTTCCTTTTGTTCGACTTCTACGGTGACAAG TTTATATCGCTGTTGCTGGCAACTGGTACCGGTGCAGGGTTCGGGGTGACAGTAGACTTGAAAGATCAATTTGGGGATGTAACTTCAAGCTTCGACAAGTTTTTCAACAAGGGTTATGCTGTTTCTAGCATGCTTCTCATTGCAGTTCTCTTCACGGCTGTTTCTTCTATTTTCTCATCTTTGTCGCTCCCTAAGAGAGCGTAA
- the LOC141677047 gene encoding uncharacterized protein LOC141677047 — MDSPSFHEFKRKTSFFLKEHIKTARLAFTDVTPAEILTEEATDGDSITVDSRTLGFISSAAFEVDDYGRIVDILHNRLWKYDKKRWQCSYKALILLERLLTHGPKRVAEDFQYDKDIIWEMGSLKYVDEKGFNWGLSVRNKSERVLKLLEDESYLKEQREKARKITTVIKGSGSFCQRSSPGDPYSKENSTFASYVRCNSHYSTSQNKEDDSDEGHFLEERIQNSRELSKGYRFMPEISRGMTYSELSSRHGYKVDHSFCEDLQHQIRESLIS, encoded by the exons ATGGATAGTCCTTCCTTCCATGAATTCAAAAGAAAAACTAGTTTCTTCTTAAAAGAACATATCAAGACCGCTAGGCTCGCCTTCACCGACGTTACACCTGCAGAAAT ACTGACGGAAGAAGCTACGGATGGAGATTCAATTACCGTGGATAGTCGAACTCTCGGATTTATATCAAGTGCAGCGTTTGAAGTTGATGATTACGGGAGAATTGTGGACATTCTGCATAATAG GCTGTGGAAGTACGATAAGAAGCGGTGGCAGTGTTCATATAAGGCTCTTATCTTGCTGGAGAGACTTCTCACACACGGTCCAAAAAGAGTTGCAGAAGATTTTCAGTATGATAAAGACATCATTTGGGAGATGGGAAGCCTCAAATATGTTGACGAGAAAGG GTTCAACTGGGGACTTAGTGTCCGAAACAAATCCGAGAGAGTATTAAAGCTGCTTGAAGATGAGTCATATTTAAAAGAACAGAGGGAAAAAGCTCGAAAGATAACAACTGTGATAAAAGGCTCAGGAAGTTTTTGCCAGCGTTCTTCTCCCGGTGATCCATACTCTAAAGAAAACTCCACTTTTGCCTCATATGTAAGATGCAATTCACATTACAGTACTTCTCAAAACAAGGAGGATGACTCAGACGAAGGACATTTTCTCGAAGAAAGAATACAAAATTCACGAGAACTTTCCAAAGGTTACAGATTCATGCCGGAGATTTCAAGAGGAATGACATATTCTGAATTGAGTTCTCGGCATGGATACAAAGTGGATCACTCATTCTGCGAGGACCTACAACATCAGATTAGAGAATCCTTAATTTCCTAG